The following proteins are co-located in the Plasmodium vinckei vinckei genome assembly, chromosome: PVVCY_11 genome:
- a CDS encoding E3 SUMO-protein ligase PIAS, putative has translation MSYNVSNASLADCLNKLRVYDLNQLCRKFLLPQNGKKVAIIERILECITDIEREEQIYEFILATKPSIFESNKGKKQNNKASNSDNNNEASNNNKSNNNSNNSSVNNNKNNNVLSINSDTNNHEIHDTNTLKKNSSQAPKKGKVKIYEESNEFSSCICGGMVKNVLSKNCVVKCIECEKPQHISCYIQNSCISKNMQDYKILCVACRLKDMDPFYPLKQILWMKSLNTNSEKLMINASDIKSWKNENKEVIIFCIHADKTDLSGTVSVKQEWPKTFSLKVNGNVIEKIFEPSWEHKRRDSPLKITHVLHAGNNNIDINITNYDPPKLFVLAFLLCKIETEQSIIENIILNSSLSFKEAKNRIIHILSIKHDDDEVMCMEVNRKISLNCPFSLDRILIPCRGVKCSHIQCFDLKSFIDITKKTKAFNNRWKCPVCSFFLRPKHLVIDTFITYILSQVPKDIKEVELNKMGEIIFNHNNSESKILKSVDDADLANLQKIGLEIKTEQSIDNNINNDGKENINTNEIIILDSDSESDAENNEITNRNHNRIEKTNLNNVQDGCEVICISDSDDNDNAPLISKKSESHSKNKLPFSIGMGNYGNNQYLSSFFIRNINDIDKINMLPNTYSNFNEMISNALNDIDPIRFNEIYLSNKILNPEIIQKNNDGKLNSDKNNSNINNDGDKEANEHIIDNDNNNENLKNSTIHKPSNENLNNSLLFFCNKDNLLSQDMFFFNTTLEALSLDPGNKSINYSDIVNNNNTILNEATENNQSVNLEKGNTSGAFDLFDRNLILPTSSINNNLTSKLRNYLDGNNSNDANKDDSSNKEKNNSNIGYELNDMSSPHDQINLNQLPNFENCEIAENDQTEESQKTNEKSEDEENDDDSNLNKKKRKKDKENEKETPRKK, from the exons ATGTCGTATAATGTTAGCAATGCAAGTTTGGCTGACTG CTTAAATAAATTGAGAGTATACGACCTTAATCAATTATGCCGGAAGTTTCTTTTACCACAAAATGGTAAAAAAGTAGCAATTATTGAACGAATTTTAGAATGTATAACAGATATTGAGAGAGAAGAgcaaatatatgaatttatattagCGACGAAACCATCTATATTTGAATCAAATAAAGGAAAGAAGCAAAATAACAAAGCTTCAAAtagtgataataataatgaagcatccaataataataaatcaaataataatagtaataattcttctgtgaataataataaaaataataatgtattatCCATTAATAGTGATACAAATAATCACGAAATCCATGATACAAATacattgaaaaaaaattcctCTCAAGCCCCGAAAAAGGGAAAAG tgaaaatatatgaagaGAGCAACGAATTTTCTTCATGTATATGTGGAGGAATGGtcaaaaatgttttaagtAAAAATTGTGTAGTAAAATGCATAGAATGTGAAAAGCCGCAACACATTAGTTgctatatacaaaattcatgtataagtaaaaatatgcaagattataaaatattatgtgtAGCATGCCGATTAAAAGACATGGACCCATTTTATCCTcttaaacaaatattatggatgaaaagtttaaatacaaactctgaaaaattaatgattAACGCAAgtgatataaaaagttggaaaaatgaaaataaagaagttataatattttgtatacatGCTGATAAAACCGATTTAAGTGGCACTGTTTCTGTAAAACAAGAATGGCCCAAaactttttctttaaaagtTAATGGCAAtgttatagaaaaaatatttgaaccATCATGGGAACATAAAAGAAGGGATAGCCCTCTTAAAATTACTCATGTACTGCACGctggaaataataatatagatataaatattacaaattaTGATCCACCGAAATTATTTGTTCttgcttttttattatgtaaaatagAAACAGAACAAAGtattatagaaaatattatattaaatagcTCTTTAAGTTTTAAAGAAGcaaaaaatagaataattcatattttgtCAATAAAGCATGACGATGATGAAGTAATGTGTATGGAAGTCAATAGAAAAATAAGTTTGAATTGCCCTTTTTCATTAGATAGAATATTAATACCTTGTCGAGGTGTTAAATGTTCTCATATTCAATGTTTTGATTTAAAATCATTTATTGATATAAccaaaaaaacaaaagctTTTAATAATAGATGGAAATGCCCAGTAtgctcattttttttaagacCAAAACATCTAGTAATCGATActtttattacatatattttgtcaCAAGTTCCTAAAGACATTAAAGAAGTAGAGCTTAACAAAATGGGTGAAATCATATTTaatcataataattctgaatccaaaattttgaaaagtGTTGATGATGCTGATTTAGCAAATTTACAAAAGATTGGACTTGAAATTAAAACCGAACAAAGTATAg ataataatataaataatgatggAAAAGAAAACATCAATACGaatgaaattattattttagaTTCTGATTCAGAATCAGATGCAGAAAATAATGAGATTACGAATCGCAATCACAATCGCATCGAAAAAACAAACCTCAATAATGTACAAG atgGATGTGAAGTTATATGCATATCTGACAGTGACGATAATGATAATGCTCCTTTGATCAGTAAAAAATCCGAAAGCCactcaaaaaataaactacCTTTTTCAATAGGTATGGGGAATTATGGAAATAATCAATATTTAAgtagtttttttataagaaatattaatgatatagataaaataaatatgcttCCAAATACttattcaaattttaaCGAAATGATTTCAAATGCTTTAAATGATATCGATCCCATTCgatttaatgaaatatatttatcaaacaaaatattaaatcctgaaataattcaaaaaaataacgaCGGTAAATTAAATAGTGATAAAAACAATAGTAACATAAACAATGACGGTGATAAAGAAGCAAACGAACATATTATTGacaatgataataataacgaaaatttaaaaaactcAACAATACATAAACCTAGTAATGagaatttaaataattctcttttatttttttgtaacaaAGATAATTTGCTATCACAagatatgtttttttttaatacaacATTAGAAGCATTAAGTTTAGATCCTGGTAATAAATCTATAAATTATTCTGATATtgtgaataataataatacaattttaaatgaGGCAAcagaaaataatcaaaGTGTGAATTTGGAAAAAGGAAATACCTCTGGTGCGtttgatttatttgatagaaatttaattttaccAACTAGtagtattaataataatttaactAGTAAACTAAGAAATTATCTCGATGGAAACAATAGTAATGATGCCAATAAAGATGATAGTagtaataaagaaaaaaataacagtAATATTGGATATGAACTTAATGATATGTCTTCGCCCCACgatcaaataaatttgaatcAGCTTccaaattttgaaaattgcGAAATCGCAGAAAATGATCAAACGGAAGAAAGTCAAAAAACTAATGAAAAAAGCgaagatgaagaaaatgatgatgattcaaatttaaataaaaaaaaaagaaaaaaagataaggaaaatgaaaaagaaacacCACGGAAAAAATGA